Part of the Cereibacter sphaeroides 2.4.1 genome, CGGCGCTCGAGAGCACGCTCGGCAGTGCGGCCGGGATGACGGCGAGCTTCGAGAGCGAACTGGCGCGGATGCGGGACGCAATGGTCTTCACCAGCCGCGAGGTGGATCGTTTGTCGAGCGGCATGGGGACGGGCCTCAGGCGCGCCTTCGACGGGGTGCTGTTCGACGGCATGAAGCTCTCGGACGCGATGCAGGGTCTCGCGCAGTCGATTTCGCGCACCGTCTATTCGGTCGCGATGAAGCCGGTGCAGGATGCGGTGTCGGGCTTTCTGGCCGATGGGCTGAACTCGATCCTCGGCGGGCTGATGCCCTTCGCGAAGGGGGGCGCGTTCTCGCAGGGGAGGGTCATGCCCTTCGCGCGCGGCGGTGTGGTGGCAGGGGCGACCCCCTTTCCCATGCGCGGGGCCACCGGGCTCATGGGCGAGGCGGGCCCCGAAGCGATCCTGCCGCTCGCCCGCGGGGCAGACGGTCGGCTCGGCGTGCAGGCGGGCGGCGGCCGCGCGGTGCAGGTGGTTATGAACGTGGCCACGCCCGATGTGCAGGGCTTCGAGCGCAGCCGGGGCCAGATCGCCGCGCAGGTGAGCCGGATGCTCGCGCGCGGCCAGCGCAACGGGTAGGGGGGCGCCATGGGCTTTCACGAGGTCCGGTTTCCGACTAACCTCAGCTTCGGCTCGATCGGAGGGCCGGAGCGTCGGACCGAGATCGTCACGCTGGTCAATGGCTTCGAGGAACGCAACAGCCTCTGGGCCCATTCGCGCCGCCGCTACGACGCGGGCGTGGCGCTGCGCTCGCTCGACGATATCCAGGCGCTCCTGGCCTTCTTCGAGGCGCGCCGTGGCCAGCTTTACGGTTTTCGCTGGAAGGACTGGGCCGACTATCGCTCGTGCCCGGCCACCGCCTCTCCGGGGCCCAAGGATCAGCCTCTCGGCATCGGCGACGGGATCAGCCGGGAGTTCGCGCTGGTCAAGACCTATCGCTCGGGAAGCGAGCAGTATGTGCGGCCGGTGGCGAAACCCGTTGCAGGCTCGGTGAAGGTGGCGGTGGCAGGCGCGGTGCTGGTAGAAGGCGCGGGCTTCTCGGTCGACGAGACCAGGGGGCTCGTCACGCTCGCCGCGGCCCCTGCCGAAGGCGCCGCGGTCACGGCGGGGTTCGAGTTCGACGTGCCGGTGCGGTTCGATACCGACCGGATCCAGATCTCGATGGCCTCCTTCCAGGCAGGCGAGGTTCCGAGCGTTCCGGTGATGGAGGTGCGGGTCTGATGGGCGCGGCAGAGCTTCATGCGCATCTGAAGGGCGGCGCTGCCACCGTCTGCCGGTGCTGGGCCGTGACACGGCGGGACGGGACGGTGTTCGGCTTCACCGATCACGACCGGGATCTGACGTTCGAGGGGCGGCTGTTCCGGGCAGAGACGGGGCTCACCTCGTCGGCGTTGCAGCAGACGACGGGCCTGTCGGTGGACAATGCCGAGACCGTCGGGGCGCTCTCGCATGTGTCGGTGACGGAGGCAGATCTGCTCGCAGGCCGGTTCGACGGCGCGGAGGTGCTGGCATGGCTCGTGAACTGGGCCGATGTCAGTGAGAGGCTGCTGCAGTTCCGCGGAACGCTGGGCGAGATCACCCATTCCGGGGGACGGTTCCGGGCAGAGTTGCGTGGCCTGACCGAGGCGCTGAACCAGCCGCAGGGGCGGGTCTATCAGCGGTCTTGTCAGGCGGTTCTGGGCGACCGGGCCTGCGGTTTCGACCTGAGCGCCGAAGAATTTGCCACCGAACGGGCTGTCGAAACCGTCGTCGGGCGGCAGAGCTTCAGTTTCGAGGGTCTGCACTCTTTCCCGGATCGCTGGTTCGAGCAGGGGCGGCTTGTGGTGATGACCGGTGAGGCGGCAGGAGCGATGGGCGTGATCAAGTCCGACCGGCGCCGGGGAGAGGTGCGAACAGTGGAGCTGTGGGAGGCGCTCGGTCCGCAGATCACCGTGGGCGACCGTGTCCGTCTTGAGGCGGGCTGCGACCGGATGGCCGAGACCTGTCGCCTGAAGTTCAACAATCTCAGAAACTTCCGGGGCTTTCCTCATCTTTCGGGAGAAGACTGGCTCAGTGCCTATCCCGCGGCGACGGGGACGCATGACGGTGGGAGCCTGTGGCGATGAACGGGGCCGATGTGGTGGCCGAGGCACGGTCCTGGCTGGGCACGCCCTACGTCCACCAGGCTTCGGCCAGGGGGGCCGGCGCGGACTGTCTCGGCCTTCTCAGGGGCATCTGGCGGTCGTTGATCGGCCCGGAGCCGCTGAAAGTGCCTGCCTATACGCCGGACTGGTCGGAGCCGTCTGGCCATGAAGAGCTGATGGCGGCCTGCGACCGGTGCCTTGTCCGCAAGCCGCTTGAGGCTGCGGCGGAGGGAGACGTCCTGCTCTTCCGCATGCGGCCGGGCGCGGTCGCCAAACATCTCGGCATTCTGGTTCGTCCGGGCCCGAATGCCTCGTTCATCCACGCCTATGGCGGCCATGGCACCGTCGAAAGCCCGCTCTCCGAGCCCTGGGCCGAGCGGATCGCGGCCCGTTATGCATTTCCGGAAAGGACGGACTGATGGCGACGCTTCTGCTGGCCGCGGCCGGATCGGCGATCGGAGCAGGCTTCAGCGGCACGGTGCTCGGGCTGACAGGGGCGGTCATCGGGCGCGCGATCGGGGCGACGGTCGGCCAGCTGATCGACCAGCGGCTGATGGGCGCCGGATCGCAGACGGTCCGCACCGGGCGGATCGAACGTTTCCGTCTGATGGGCGCCGGCGAGGGCGCCCCCGTGGCCCAGCTGTTCGGTCGCAATCGGGTGGCAGGACAGGTGATCTGGGCCTCGCGCTTCCTCGAGAGCCAGTCCGAGAGCACGGGCGGCGGAAAGGGCGGCGGCCCGAGATCGACCGTCGTGAGCTATTCCTATTCCGTCAACCTCGCCGTCGCGCTGTGCGAGGGAGAGATTCTGCGCGTGGGCCGCATCTGGGCCGATGGTGCCGAGATCGCGACGGGGTCGCTCAACCTTCGGCTCTATCGCGGGACGGAGGGTCAGCTGCCGGATCCCAAGATCGAGGCAGTGGAGGGGGCGGGCATGGCGCCGGCCTACCGCGGGATCGCTTATGTGGTGATCGAGGATCTCGACCTCGCCCGGTTCGGCAACCGGGTGCCGCAATTCTCGTTCGAGGTGATGCGGGCAGCGCAGGGGGCTCTGGCGGATCGGGTGATGACGCTTCAGCGCGCGGTGAAGGGCGTGGCACTGATCCCGGGCACGGGAGAATACGCTCTGGCCACGAGCCGTCTCGCCTACAGGCCCGATCCGGGAGAGACCGAGGTCGCCAACGTGCACACGGCGTCGGGGGAAAGCGACATGCGCAGCTCGCTTGCACAACTGAGGGGCGAGCTCCCGGCCTGCCGGTCGGTGTCGCTGGTCGTGTCCTGGTTCGGGAGCGACCTGCGCTGCGGCGCCTGCGAGATCCGCCCCAAGGTCGAGGGCCATCTCGACGCAGCGACCATGGCCTGGCGGTCGGGTGGGATCGACCGCGCGCAGGCCGAGCGGGTGGCGCGGATCGACGACCGTCCGGTCTATGGGGGAACGCCTGCGGATGCGGCGGTGGTCGAGGCGATCCATGCCCTGAAGGCGCAGAACCTCTCGGTGCTCTACTATCCGTTCATCCTCATGGAACAGCTTCCCGGTAATGATCTGCCGGACCCCTGGTCAGGTGCTGCGGGCCAGCCGGTGCTGCCCTGGCGCGGGAGGATCACGCTCTCGACAGCGCCGGGTCAGCCGGGGACGCCTGACAGAACGGGAGCCGCCGAGGATGAGGTGCGCGCCTTCTTCGGGGATGCGGAGCCTCGCCAGTTCCGCATCGAGGACGGGCGCGTGCTCTATGACGGCGCCGACGAATGGCGCTACCGGCGCTTCATTCTCCACGCGGCCTGGCTCTGCCGGCTGGCCGGCGGGGTGGAGGCCTTCTGCGTGGGCTCCGAGTTGCGCGGGCTGACGGCGATCCGGGGGGCGGACGACAGCTTCCCGGCGGTGGCCGAACTGCGGAGGCTCGCGGCCGACGTCCGCGGCATCCTCGGGCCCGAGGTGAAGATCGGTTACGCCGCCGACTGGAGCGAATGGTCCAGCCTCCATGCCGATGGCAATCTCTACTTCCATCTCGATCCGCTCTGGTCGGATCCGAACATCGATTTCATCGGCATCGACAATTACATGCCGCTCTCGGACTGGCGCGAGGCCGAGACTCATGCGGACGCGCGGTGGCCCTCGGTGCAGGATCTGGGCTACCTCAAGTCGAACATCGCCGGAGGCGAGGGTTTCGCGTGGTATTATCCCGACGAGGCCGCGGCGGCGGCTCAGGACCGGCGGCCGATCACGGATGCGGATTTCGGAGAGCCTTGGGTGCATCGCCCCAAGGACCTCCGATCCTGGTGGTCGCTGCCCCATCACGAGCGCATCGACGGCGTGCGGTTGGCGCAGCCGACCGGCTGGGTCCCGCGCTCGAAGCCGATCTGGTTCACCGAATATGGGTGTCCGGCGCTCGACCTCGGGAGCAATCAGCCGAACCTGTTCATCGATCCCAAAAGCTCGGAATCCGCGCTGCCGCGGGGCTCGTCCGGACGACGCGACGACGGGATCGCGATGAATTACCTGCGCGCGATGGCCGAATACTGGCAGGACGAGGCCAACAATCCGGTGTCGGACCTCTATGGTGGCTCCATGGTCGACATGGACCGCGCCCATGCCTGGGCCTGGGACGCCCGTCCATTTCCGGCCTTTCCCGCGCTCGGCGATGTCTGGTCCGACGGTTCGAACTATGCGCGCGGTCATTGGCTGAACGGTCGCGCGGCCTCGCAACCGCTGTCCGCCGTGGTGGCCGAGATCTGCGAACGGTCCGGGGTAACCGCCATCGACGTCACGCAATTGCAGGGCGTGGTGCGCGGCTATGGGATTTCCGAGGTCGTCAGTGCCCGGGCGGCCTTGCAGCCGCTGATGCTGGCCTATGGCTTCGAGGCGCTGGAACGCGATGGCAAGCTGATCTTCCGCATGCGCGACGGGCGCGCGAAGGCCGAGGTCTCGCGCGAGGACCTGGTGGCATCGGACGATCTCGAGGGCGCGCTCGAGCGCGTGCGCGCGGCGGAGGTCGAGACCGCAGGCCGGGTTCGGCTGCATTTCCTCGAGGCGGAAGGCGACTATGAGGCACGGCAGGTCGAGGCGGCCTTCCCGGACGAAGCGACCTTTGCCGTCTCGCAATCCGAAGTGCCGCTCGTGCTCACCTCGGGTGAGGCGCGGGGCGCCGTCGAGCGGTGGCTGGCCGAGGCCCGCGTGGCGCGCGACAGCCTGCGTCTGGCCCTGCCGCGGTCGGCTCTGGCCTTCGGTGCCGGCGACGTTCTGGAGATTGAAGGCCGGCGCTATCGCATCGACCGCCTCGATCAGGCCGAATGCCAGCTGGCGGAGGCGGTTCGTGTGGAACCCGGCATCTACCGCCCCGCCGATATGGCCGAAGAGCAGGTGCGCGCGCGTCGCATTGCGGCTTCCGGTCCGGTCCGGCCGATCTTTCTCGATCTGCCCCTGCTCACGGGAACGGAGCTGCCCCATTCCCCCCACTTCGGTGTGGCAGCAACGCCCTGGCCGGGGCAGGTTGCGGTCTGGAGCGCGACGCAGGATGCGGGCTATCGCCTGAACCGGCTTCTGGGCGTGGCTGCGACGGCGGGCGTCACCGAGACGATCCTGCGGGCTGCACCGATGGGGCGATGGGACATGGGCGCGCCGCTCCGGGTGCGGCTGCTGGGGCCGCCGCTCGCCGCGGCTTCGGATCTCGAGGTGCTGAACGGAGCCAACCTCATGGCCATCGGCGACGGCCGACCCGACGGGTGGGAGCTCTTCCAGTTCGCGGACGCGCGGCTGGTTTCGCCGCGGGTCTGGGAGCTTTCGCGCAGGCTCCGGGGGCAGGCGGGAACGGATGGGCAGATGCCCGAGATCTGGCCCGAGGGCAGCACGGTCGTTCTCGTCAACGGCGCCCTGACGCAGCTTCAGATGCCGCTCGCCGACCGGGGGCTCGCCCGGCATTATCGGATCGGCGCCGCCGCCCGCGGCTACGACGACCCGGACACAGTCCACCGGGTTCAGGCTTTCGCAGGGGTCGGGCTCCGGCCCTATTCGCCGGTCCATCTGGCGGTGGAGCGGGACGGGGAGCACATCCTGCTGCGCTGGATCCGTCGCACCCGCATCGACGGCGACAGCTGGGAGGGGCGCGAGGTGCCGCTGGGAGAGGAGAGCGAGCTTTATCTGGTCCGCGTCGTGGCGTGGGGAGAGGTACGCCGGCAGGAGGAGGTGAGGGAGCCCCGCTGGACATACACCGGGGCCGCGCAGGCGGCGGATGGTGTGGGAAGCGCCTTCGTCCTCGAAGTCGCCCAGGTATCGGAGAGCTTCGGGCCCGGGCCGTTCCGGCGCATCGCGCTCTGACCCATGCGGCGGGTT contains:
- a CDS encoding DUF2460 domain-containing protein; the protein is MGFHEVRFPTNLSFGSIGGPERRTEIVTLVNGFEERNSLWAHSRRRYDAGVALRSLDDIQALLAFFEARRGQLYGFRWKDWADYRSCPATASPGPKDQPLGIGDGISREFALVKTYRSGSEQYVRPVAKPVAGSVKVAVAGAVLVEGAGFSVDETRGLVTLAAAPAEGAAVTAGFEFDVPVRFDTDRIQISMASFQAGEVPSVPVMEVRV
- a CDS encoding DUF2163 domain-containing protein, whose translation is MGAAELHAHLKGGAATVCRCWAVTRRDGTVFGFTDHDRDLTFEGRLFRAETGLTSSALQQTTGLSVDNAETVGALSHVSVTEADLLAGRFDGAEVLAWLVNWADVSERLLQFRGTLGEITHSGGRFRAELRGLTEALNQPQGRVYQRSCQAVLGDRACGFDLSAEEFATERAVETVVGRQSFSFEGLHSFPDRWFEQGRLVVMTGEAAGAMGVIKSDRRRGEVRTVELWEALGPQITVGDRVRLEAGCDRMAETCRLKFNNLRNFRGFPHLSGEDWLSAYPAATGTHDGGSLWR
- a CDS encoding phage tail tape measure protein, producing MADIESLEEQVAALESTLGSAAGMTASFESELARMRDAMVFTSREVDRLSSGMGTGLRRAFDGVLFDGMKLSDAMQGLAQSISRTVYSVAMKPVQDAVSGFLADGLNSILGGLMPFAKGGAFSQGRVMPFARGGVVAGATPFPMRGATGLMGEAGPEAILPLARGADGRLGVQAGGGRAVQVVMNVATPDVQGFERSRGQIAAQVSRMLARGQRNG
- a CDS encoding baseplate multidomain protein megatron — its product is MATLLLAAAGSAIGAGFSGTVLGLTGAVIGRAIGATVGQLIDQRLMGAGSQTVRTGRIERFRLMGAGEGAPVAQLFGRNRVAGQVIWASRFLESQSESTGGGKGGGPRSTVVSYSYSVNLAVALCEGEILRVGRIWADGAEIATGSLNLRLYRGTEGQLPDPKIEAVEGAGMAPAYRGIAYVVIEDLDLARFGNRVPQFSFEVMRAAQGALADRVMTLQRAVKGVALIPGTGEYALATSRLAYRPDPGETEVANVHTASGESDMRSSLAQLRGELPACRSVSLVVSWFGSDLRCGACEIRPKVEGHLDAATMAWRSGGIDRAQAERVARIDDRPVYGGTPADAAVVEAIHALKAQNLSVLYYPFILMEQLPGNDLPDPWSGAAGQPVLPWRGRITLSTAPGQPGTPDRTGAAEDEVRAFFGDAEPRQFRIEDGRVLYDGADEWRYRRFILHAAWLCRLAGGVEAFCVGSELRGLTAIRGADDSFPAVAELRRLAADVRGILGPEVKIGYAADWSEWSSLHADGNLYFHLDPLWSDPNIDFIGIDNYMPLSDWREAETHADARWPSVQDLGYLKSNIAGGEGFAWYYPDEAAAAAQDRRPITDADFGEPWVHRPKDLRSWWSLPHHERIDGVRLAQPTGWVPRSKPIWFTEYGCPALDLGSNQPNLFIDPKSSESALPRGSSGRRDDGIAMNYLRAMAEYWQDEANNPVSDLYGGSMVDMDRAHAWAWDARPFPAFPALGDVWSDGSNYARGHWLNGRAASQPLSAVVAEICERSGVTAIDVTQLQGVVRGYGISEVVSARAALQPLMLAYGFEALERDGKLIFRMRDGRAKAEVSREDLVASDDLEGALERVRAAEVETAGRVRLHFLEAEGDYEARQVEAAFPDEATFAVSQSEVPLVLTSGEARGAVERWLAEARVARDSLRLALPRSALAFGAGDVLEIEGRRYRIDRLDQAECQLAEAVRVEPGIYRPADMAEEQVRARRIAASGPVRPIFLDLPLLTGTELPHSPHFGVAATPWPGQVAVWSATQDAGYRLNRLLGVAATAGVTETILRAAPMGRWDMGAPLRVRLLGPPLAAASDLEVLNGANLMAIGDGRPDGWELFQFADARLVSPRVWELSRRLRGQAGTDGQMPEIWPEGSTVVLVNGALTQLQMPLADRGLARHYRIGAAARGYDDPDTVHRVQAFAGVGLRPYSPVHLAVERDGEHILLRWIRRTRIDGDSWEGREVPLGEESELYLVRVVAWGEVRRQEEVREPRWTYTGAAQAADGVGSAFVLEVAQVSESFGPGPFRRIAL
- a CDS encoding C40 family peptidase, which gives rise to MNGADVVAEARSWLGTPYVHQASARGAGADCLGLLRGIWRSLIGPEPLKVPAYTPDWSEPSGHEELMAACDRCLVRKPLEAAAEGDVLLFRMRPGAVAKHLGILVRPGPNASFIHAYGGHGTVESPLSEPWAERIAARYAFPERTD